A window of the Deinococcus gobiensis I-0 genome harbors these coding sequences:
- the rplL gene encoding 50S ribosomal protein L7/L12 — translation MAYDKQALIDQLGQLTIMELADLIDGLKETWGVTAAVAAGPASAGPAAAAEEKTEFDVVLVDAGSSKINVIKELRAITGLGLKEAKDLSEKGGAVKEGVSKEDADKFKAQLEAAGARVELK, via the coding sequence ATGGCTTACGACAAACAGGCTCTTATCGACCAGCTCGGCCAGCTCACCATCATGGAACTCGCGGACCTCATCGACGGTCTGAAGGAAACCTGGGGCGTCACCGCCGCCGTCGCCGCTGGCCCCGCCTCGGCCGGCCCGGCCGCCGCTGCCGAAGAGAAGACCGAGTTCGACGTCGTGCTGGTCGATGCCGGCTCGAGCAAGATCAACGTCATTAAGGAACTGCGCGCCATCACCGGCCTGGGTCTGAAGGAAGCCAAGGACCTGAGCGAGAAGGGCGGCGCCGTCAAGGAAGGCGTGAGCAAGGAAGACGCCGACAAGTTCAAGGCCCAGCTCGAAGCCGCTGGCGCCCGCGTCGAACTGAAGTAA
- a CDS encoding DNA-directed RNA polymerase subunit beta yields the protein MTLNPTPPRIERFGEITEVIPLPNLTEVQVNSFHAFLQADRAPDQRADSGLQSAFKEVFPIDETEKGRSTGLVLDYLEYRLGEPPYTPEECREKDLTYQAPMYAKLQLIHKDSGLIKEDQVFLGDLPLMTKDGSFVINGADRVVISQIHRSPGVYFTSSYKGIKKMYTAAIIPMPKRGPWIELEYNAGVLEMKVNKRKFPVAMLLRVLGYDDASLKALFSEFGPEAEQAEDKSAGMGADEALLRLFTVLRPGDPPKRDKAVQYLYGLLADPRRYDLGEPGRFKMNTKLGVNRPERTLLTFTDGKFSDAGLVDTIRYLMALQQGQDTVTIGADEDGVSNPVPVHADDIDHLGNRRVRTVGELLADQLRVGMGRMARGVRERMLLGNPDAATPTKLVNNRPIVAAMREFFGRSQLSQFKDQTNPLSDLRHKRRISALGPGGLTRERAGFDVRDVHRTHYGRICPIETPEGANIGLISSLSSYAKVNDLGFIMAPYRKAQGGQVSDNVEYMTADIEDRYVIAQANSALNEDGTFAEERVLARKKGDPLLYDPTEVEYMDVSPKQIVSINTSLIPFLEHDDANRALMGSNMQSQAVPLVRADSPAVGTGVERRVVTDSGTSVVSDVNGRVSYVDARVIQVTLTEDAPAQGLNTGNIRTFELVRFTRSNQGTNLDQRPIVNIGDTVTAGQVIADGPASDLGRLALGQNITIAIMPFDGFNFEDAICISEGLVRKDFYTSVHIEKDEIEARDTKLGPEKITRDIPGLSEAALRDLDEDGIVRVGAEVKPGDILVGKTSFKGESEPTPEERLLRSIFGEKAREVKDTSLRVQSGQGGIVVKTVRFRRGDEGVDLKPGVREMVRVYVAQKRQLQVGDKVANRHGNKGVVSKILPPEDMPYLEDGTPVDLVFNPLGVPSRMNLGQILETHLGEVARLTGQKFETPVFDSVTEATIKEMLEVAAAERLQKRKDEGFELDKREQEVLDRAGKTGVITAPGDDYEAAQMQLSRTGKSILYDGRSGEPISGPVVVGTMYVMKLYHMVEDKLHARSTGPYSLITQQPLGGKAQFGGQRFGEMEVWALEAYGAAHVLQEMLTIKSDDIDGRDAAYQSIVKGEEVSGSTIPESFKVLVKELHSLGLNVEVLDGGDKPVDIFEGMMPKR from the coding sequence ATGACGTTGAACCCTACGCCCCCACGCATCGAGCGGTTCGGTGAAATCACCGAAGTCATTCCGCTTCCCAACCTGACCGAAGTGCAGGTCAACTCCTTCCACGCCTTCTTGCAGGCCGACCGTGCGCCCGACCAGCGCGCCGACAGCGGTCTCCAGAGCGCGTTCAAGGAAGTCTTTCCTATCGACGAGACCGAAAAGGGCCGCTCGACGGGCCTGGTGCTGGACTACCTGGAATACCGTCTGGGTGAGCCGCCCTACACCCCCGAAGAATGCCGCGAGAAGGACCTGACCTACCAGGCCCCGATGTACGCCAAGCTCCAGCTCATCCACAAGGACTCGGGCCTCATCAAGGAAGACCAGGTGTTCCTGGGCGACCTGCCCCTGATGACCAAGGACGGCTCCTTCGTCATCAACGGCGCCGACCGCGTGGTGATCTCGCAGATCCACCGCAGCCCCGGCGTGTACTTCACGAGCAGCTACAAGGGCATCAAGAAGATGTACACGGCGGCGATCATCCCCATGCCCAAGCGTGGACCCTGGATCGAACTGGAGTACAACGCCGGCGTGCTGGAAATGAAGGTCAACAAGCGCAAGTTCCCCGTGGCGATGCTGCTGCGCGTGCTGGGCTACGACGACGCCAGCCTGAAGGCGCTGTTCAGCGAGTTCGGCCCCGAAGCCGAGCAGGCCGAGGACAAGAGCGCGGGCATGGGCGCCGACGAGGCGCTGCTGCGCCTGTTCACGGTGCTGCGCCCCGGTGATCCGCCCAAGCGCGACAAGGCCGTGCAGTACCTCTACGGCCTGCTGGCGGACCCCCGCCGCTACGACCTGGGCGAACCCGGCCGTTTCAAGATGAACACCAAGCTGGGCGTGAACCGTCCCGAGCGCACGCTGCTGACCTTCACGGACGGCAAGTTCAGCGACGCGGGTCTGGTGGACACCATCCGCTACCTGATGGCGCTGCAGCAGGGCCAGGACACGGTGACCATCGGCGCGGACGAGGACGGCGTGTCGAACCCCGTGCCCGTGCATGCCGACGACATCGACCACCTCGGCAACCGCCGCGTACGTACGGTGGGCGAACTGCTCGCCGACCAGCTGCGCGTGGGCATGGGCCGCATGGCGCGTGGCGTACGCGAGCGCATGCTGCTGGGCAACCCCGACGCCGCGACCCCCACCAAGCTCGTGAACAACCGTCCCATCGTGGCGGCCATGCGCGAGTTCTTCGGGCGCAGCCAGCTCTCGCAGTTCAAGGACCAGACCAACCCCCTGTCGGACCTGCGCCACAAGCGCCGTATCTCCGCGCTGGGGCCGGGCGGCCTGACCCGCGAGCGCGCCGGCTTCGACGTGCGCGACGTACACCGGACGCACTACGGCCGCATCTGCCCCATCGAGACGCCGGAAGGCGCGAACATCGGCCTGATCTCGTCGCTGTCGAGCTACGCCAAGGTCAACGACCTGGGCTTCATTATGGCCCCCTACCGCAAGGCGCAGGGCGGTCAGGTCAGCGACAACGTCGAGTACATGACGGCCGACATCGAGGACCGCTACGTGATCGCGCAGGCCAACAGCGCGCTGAACGAGGACGGCACCTTCGCCGAAGAGCGCGTGCTGGCCCGTAAGAAGGGCGACCCGCTGCTGTACGACCCGACCGAAGTCGAGTACATGGACGTGAGCCCGAAGCAGATCGTCTCGATCAACACCAGCCTCATTCCGTTCCTGGAGCACGACGACGCCAACCGCGCCCTCATGGGATCGAACATGCAGTCGCAGGCCGTGCCCCTCGTGCGCGCCGACAGCCCCGCCGTGGGTACGGGCGTCGAGCGCCGCGTGGTGACCGACTCGGGCACCAGCGTCGTGAGCGACGTGAACGGCCGCGTGAGCTACGTGGATGCCCGCGTCATCCAGGTGACGCTGACCGAGGACGCGCCCGCCCAGGGCCTGAATACCGGCAACATCCGCACCTTCGAGCTCGTGCGCTTCACCCGCAGCAACCAGGGCACCAACCTCGACCAGCGCCCCATCGTCAACATCGGCGACACGGTCACGGCCGGGCAGGTCATCGCCGACGGCCCCGCCAGCGACCTGGGCCGCCTCGCGCTCGGGCAGAACATCACCATCGCCATCATGCCCTTCGACGGCTTCAACTTCGAAGACGCGATCTGCATCAGCGAGGGCCTGGTCCGCAAGGACTTCTACACCTCGGTGCATATCGAGAAGGACGAGATCGAGGCGCGCGACACCAAGCTCGGGCCCGAGAAGATCACCCGCGACATCCCCGGCCTCTCCGAAGCCGCGCTGCGCGACCTGGATGAAGACGGCATCGTGCGCGTGGGCGCCGAAGTCAAGCCCGGCGACATCCTCGTCGGCAAGACGAGCTTCAAGGGCGAGAGCGAGCCGACCCCCGAAGAGCGCCTCCTGCGTTCGATCTTCGGCGAGAAGGCCCGTGAAGTGAAGGACACCTCGCTGCGCGTGCAGTCGGGTCAGGGCGGCATCGTCGTCAAGACCGTGCGCTTCCGACGCGGCGACGAGGGCGTGGACCTCAAGCCCGGCGTGCGCGAGATGGTGCGCGTGTACGTGGCCCAGAAGCGTCAGCTCCAGGTGGGCGACAAGGTGGCCAACCGTCACGGCAACAAGGGCGTGGTCTCCAAGATCCTGCCCCCCGAAGACATGCCCTACCTGGAAGACGGCACCCCCGTCGACCTCGTGTTCAACCCCCTGGGTGTGCCCTCGCGCATGAACCTGGGCCAGATCCTCGAAACCCACCTGGGCGAAGTGGCGCGCCTGACCGGCCAGAAGTTCGAGACCCCGGTGTTCGACTCGGTGACCGAGGCGACCATCAAGGAAATGCTCGAAGTGGCCGCCGCCGAGCGCCTGCAGAAGCGCAAGGACGAGGGCTTCGAACTCGACAAGCGCGAACAGGAAGTGCTGGACCGCGCGGGCAAGACCGGCGTGATCACGGCCCCCGGCGACGACTACGAGGCCGCCCAGATGCAGCTTTCGCGCACCGGCAAGAGCATCCTGTACGACGGGCGCAGCGGTGAGCCGATCAGCGGCCCCGTGGTGGTCGGCACCATGTACGTCATGAAGCTCTACCACATGGTGGAAGATAAGCTGCACGCCCGCTCGACCGGCCCCTACAGCCTCATCACCCAGCAGCCGCTGGGCGGCAAGGCCCAGTTCGGCGGCCAGCGCTTCGGGGAAATGGAAGTGTGGGCGCTCGAGGCCTACGGCGCGGCGCACGTCCTTCAGGAAATGCTGACCATCAAGTCCGACGATATCGACGGCCGCGACGCCGCGTACCAGAGCATCGTCAAGGGCGAGGAAGTCTCGGGCAGCACGATCCCCGAGTCCTTCAAGGTGCTCGTCAAGGAGCTGCACTCGCTGGGTCTGAATGTCGAGGTGCTCGACGGCGGCGACAAGCCGGTCGACATCTTCGAAGGCATGATGCCCAAGCGCTGA
- the rplJ gene encoding 50S ribosomal protein L10, producing the protein MANEKNLQDLSGLKSSLSGIDTFYVVDYQGLNAGQLSKLRKDIREKGGQLIVAKNTLINIALQEGGRDFTDALKGPSAIVLAHTDPAGVAKALSDAAKGNDRGIPAVKGGFVEGKKVDVRVVERLASLGSKQSLQGELVGVLSAHLSNFVGILEAYREKLEGEGQSA; encoded by the coding sequence GTGGCGAACGAAAAGAACCTGCAGGACCTCAGCGGCCTCAAGAGCAGCCTCTCGGGCATCGACACCTTCTATGTGGTCGACTACCAGGGCCTGAACGCCGGGCAGCTGAGCAAACTGCGCAAGGACATCCGTGAGAAGGGCGGGCAGCTCATCGTTGCCAAGAACACCCTGATCAACATCGCGCTTCAGGAAGGCGGCCGTGACTTCACGGACGCGCTGAAGGGCCCCAGCGCCATCGTTCTGGCCCACACCGACCCCGCCGGGGTCGCCAAGGCCCTGAGCGACGCTGCGAAGGGCAACGACCGGGGCATCCCGGCCGTCAAGGGCGGCTTCGTCGAAGGCAAGAAGGTGGACGTGCGCGTCGTCGAACGTCTGGCCAGCCTCGGCAGCAAGCAGAGCCTCCAGGGCGAACTGGTCGGCGTGCTCAGCGCCCACCTCAGCAACTTCGTGGGCATCCTCGAAGCGTACCGCGAAAAACTCGAAGGCGAAGGCCAGAGCGCTTAA
- a CDS encoding cold-shock protein: MATGRVKWFNAEKGFGFIETEGSADVFAHFSAIQAQGFKKLNEGDEVEFEIEPGQNGKGPQAKNIVVTKAAPAPAYNARPRRDDRW, encoded by the coding sequence ATGGCAACAGGTAGAGTGAAGTGGTTCAACGCAGAGAAGGGCTTTGGGTTCATTGAAACGGAAGGCAGCGCTGACGTGTTCGCGCACTTCAGCGCCATCCAGGCCCAGGGGTTCAAGAAGCTCAACGAAGGCGACGAAGTTGAATTCGAAATCGAACCTGGCCAGAACGGCAAGGGTCCCCAGGCCAAGAACATCGTGGTGACCAAGGCGGCTCCGGCTCCTGCTTACAACGCCCGTCCCCGCCGCGACGACCGCTGGTAA
- the rplA gene encoding 50S ribosomal protein L1: MPKHGKRYRALIEKVDRNKQYSIDEAAALVRDLATAKFDETVEVHFRLGIDPRKSDQTVRGTVSLPHGTGRTVRVAVITKGDNVQAAEAAGADVVGGDELIDRIAGGFMEFDAVVATPDVMAQVGQKLARLLGPRGLLPNPRSGTVGPDVTGMVRGLKAGRIEFRNDKTGVVHAPIGKASFDAGNLSANYSALVSALEAAKPGSAKGVFLRSAYLTTTMGPSIPLTLGAQAQA; encoded by the coding sequence ATGCCTAAGCACGGCAAGCGCTACCGCGCCCTGATCGAGAAGGTCGACCGCAACAAGCAGTACAGCATCGACGAAGCCGCCGCCCTGGTACGCGACCTGGCCACCGCCAAGTTCGACGAGACCGTGGAAGTGCACTTCCGCCTCGGCATCGACCCCCGCAAGAGTGACCAGACGGTGCGCGGCACCGTGTCGCTGCCCCACGGCACCGGCCGTACCGTGCGCGTCGCCGTGATCACCAAGGGTGACAACGTGCAGGCCGCCGAGGCGGCTGGCGCGGACGTGGTCGGCGGCGACGAGCTGATCGACCGCATCGCCGGCGGCTTCATGGAGTTCGACGCCGTGGTGGCGACGCCCGACGTGATGGCCCAGGTCGGCCAGAAGCTCGCGCGTCTGCTCGGGCCGCGCGGCCTCCTGCCCAACCCCCGCAGCGGCACGGTCGGTCCCGACGTGACGGGCATGGTGCGCGGCCTCAAGGCCGGCCGCATCGAGTTCCGTAACGACAAGACCGGCGTCGTGCACGCCCCCATCGGCAAGGCCAGCTTCGACGCCGGCAACCTCAGCGCCAACTACTCCGCGCTGGTTTCGGCCCTCGAAGCCGCCAAGCCCGGCAGCGCCAAGGGCGTGTTCCTGCGCAGCGCCTACCTGACGACGACCATGGGACCCAGCATTCCGCTGACCCTGGGCGCGCAGGCCCAGGCCTGA
- the rplK gene encoding 50S ribosomal protein L11, protein MKKITGLVKLQLPAGKATPAPPVGPALGQYGANIMEFTKAFNAQTADKGDAIIPVEITIYADRSFTFITKTPPMSYLIRKAAGLQKGSPTPNKAKVGKLNWDQVLEIAKTKMPDLNAGSVEAAAQTVAGTARSMGVTIEGNPNA, encoded by the coding sequence ATGAAGAAGATTACAGGGCTGGTCAAGCTCCAACTCCCGGCCGGCAAGGCCACGCCGGCACCGCCCGTCGGCCCCGCACTGGGCCAGTACGGCGCGAACATCATGGAGTTCACGAAGGCGTTCAACGCGCAGACCGCCGACAAGGGTGACGCGATCATCCCCGTCGAGATCACGATCTACGCGGACCGCAGCTTCACCTTCATCACCAAGACCCCGCCCATGAGCTACCTGATCCGCAAGGCCGCCGGCCTGCAGAAGGGCAGCCCGACCCCCAACAAGGCCAAGGTCGGCAAGCTCAACTGGGACCAGGTCCTGGAAATCGCCAAGACCAAGATGCCCGACCTGAACGCGGGCAGCGTCGAAGCCGCCGCACAGACGGTCGCCGGCACCGCCCGCAGCATGGGCGTGACCATCGAGGGGAACCCCAATGCCTAA
- a CDS encoding DNA-directed RNA polymerase subunit beta': MKDFSKVRIAIASPDKIREWSFGEVEKPETINYRTLKPEREGLFDERIFGPIKDYECACGKYKRQRYEGKVCERCGVEVTSSKVRRYRMGHIDLATPAAHIWYVKDAPSKVGTLLDLSAGQLEKVLYFSSFLVTNALNAQKDGRPLKRGELLSDDEYRELRFGRQETYTIPGGQEAVIRDGEYVTRGQILGGNVVSKMDGLAQYRFPRRAEIAYAEKVEANLPLPEGAMVEQDSFRAGEILAELEQDVQFTAPVAGTVYLHEMGEDSVMVELREQTAAAGDDEAAPMGEVLARVYVPHGMDVQVVYGEIVDAGAVLAEAKSGSRLRVSRDSSLSGVTFPKKKGDVTVTAHWTRRAEYPINPTMHVLVGDGSDVRKGQKVIGAIDKEEEITAEADGVITLHAPASVIVSKAKVYSYNDEPLVVNGDRVEPGEDLADAGNLRSEISGRIEIDLVRKQVRVIESYDFEAKMGAEAVKELLDDLALDELEAELSEQMKDSSRHKRAKARKRLEVVRSFKASGNAPSWMILNTVPVMPPDLRPMVQVDGGRFATSDLNDLYRRLINRNNRLKKLIGQGAPDMIIRNEKRMLQEAVDALIDNGRRGSPVTNPGSDRALRSLTDLLGGKQGRFRQNLLGKRVDYSGRSVIVVGPQLRLHQCGVPKRMALELFKPFLFKVLEEKGEVTNIKQARKMLERYRDTRDSVWDALEEVIEDKVVLLNRAPTLHRLGIQAFEPVLVEGQSIQLHPLVCEAFNADFDGDQMAIHVPLSAQAQAEARIQMLASHNLLSPANGEPNVKPSRDIILGIFTLTQLRRDTLGAGSEFASENDVLAAYGEGKLSLNSPVMVNGAETSPGRLKYVFSSPDEAVMAVERGEIDNQDHVRIRLNGAVHETSAGRVSFRRIVQEALGNQAHLVDDLFDLNTTYEKDSLKDMVMACFKQLGIEATAGLLDGLKDSGFKLSTTSGITIGIDDIVLPPNKPELLAEADLKLKEIEQNYEFGFMTEDERYKQVVQLWNDTTDEVKNAVFENFSQNYPFNPLWIMSQSGARGNPQQIRQLAGMRGLMARPDGSTIEVPIKASFREGLTVAEYFISTHGARKGGADTALRTADSGYLTRKLVDVAHEVVVRDVDCGTTDSTVMPLGATDERTGEWRSRKGSEIETSIYGRTLSADVQLSSGRVIPEGEMLSLEDVKAITKDAKALGEVYVRTPLNCKVKAGVCQKCYGYDLSQAKPVSMGEAVGVVAAESIGEPGTQLTMRTFHTGGIAGGGDITMGLPRVIELFEARKPKTQAVVADRDGVLRVEEEEERYLVRIDAEDEQYSSKTATKIGKALRMIVKDGDHVEAGQPLTRGAINPHDLLLYKDSDAAQRYLVEEVQRVYRSQGVKVHDKHIEIIVRQMLRWVEVTDGGDTTLLEGQTVERWEVDQANDALAEGQNPASWKPVLLGITKSSLTTKSWLSAASFQHTTHVLTEASMRGQVDDLIGLKENVILGKLIPAGTGLITVRDMQVADERTLEKYGEGSVSNDAVTGTQRYDDSRPTAPTTLGYDD; the protein is encoded by the coding sequence TTGAAAGATTTCAGCAAAGTTCGTATCGCCATCGCTTCGCCCGACAAGATCCGCGAGTGGTCGTTCGGCGAAGTCGAAAAGCCCGAGACCATCAACTACCGCACCCTGAAGCCCGAGCGCGAGGGCCTGTTCGACGAGCGCATCTTCGGGCCGATCAAGGACTACGAGTGCGCCTGCGGCAAGTACAAGCGCCAGCGCTACGAGGGCAAGGTCTGCGAGCGCTGCGGCGTCGAGGTGACCAGCAGCAAGGTCCGCCGCTACCGCATGGGCCACATCGACCTCGCGACCCCGGCCGCGCACATCTGGTACGTCAAGGACGCGCCCAGCAAGGTCGGCACGCTGCTCGACCTGTCGGCCGGCCAGCTCGAGAAGGTGCTGTACTTCAGCTCGTTCCTGGTGACCAACGCCCTGAACGCCCAGAAGGACGGCCGTCCCCTCAAGCGCGGCGAGCTGCTCTCGGACGACGAGTACCGCGAACTGCGTTTCGGACGTCAGGAGACCTACACCATCCCCGGCGGCCAGGAAGCGGTCATCCGTGACGGCGAGTACGTCACGCGCGGCCAGATTCTGGGCGGCAACGTCGTGAGCAAGATGGACGGCCTGGCGCAGTACCGTTTCCCGCGCCGCGCCGAGATCGCCTACGCCGAGAAGGTCGAGGCGAACCTGCCGCTGCCCGAGGGCGCGATGGTCGAGCAGGACAGCTTCCGTGCCGGTGAGATCCTGGCCGAGCTGGAGCAGGACGTGCAGTTCACCGCCCCCGTGGCGGGCACCGTGTATCTGCACGAGATGGGCGAGGACTCGGTCATGGTGGAACTGCGGGAGCAGACCGCCGCTGCCGGGGACGACGAGGCCGCGCCGATGGGCGAGGTGCTCGCGCGCGTGTACGTGCCGCACGGCATGGACGTGCAGGTCGTGTACGGCGAGATCGTGGACGCCGGGGCCGTGCTGGCCGAGGCCAAGTCGGGCAGCCGCCTGCGCGTGAGCCGCGACTCCAGCCTCTCGGGCGTCACCTTCCCCAAGAAGAAGGGGGACGTGACCGTCACGGCGCACTGGACCCGCCGCGCCGAGTACCCCATCAACCCCACGATGCACGTGCTGGTCGGCGACGGCAGCGACGTGCGCAAGGGCCAGAAGGTCATCGGGGCCATCGACAAGGAAGAGGAGATCACTGCGGAGGCCGACGGGGTCATCACCCTGCACGCGCCCGCGAGCGTCATCGTCAGCAAGGCCAAGGTGTACTCGTACAACGACGAGCCGCTGGTCGTGAACGGTGACCGCGTAGAGCCGGGCGAGGACCTCGCCGACGCCGGCAACCTGCGCAGCGAGATCTCGGGCCGCATCGAGATCGACCTCGTGCGCAAGCAGGTCCGCGTGATCGAGTCCTACGACTTCGAGGCCAAGATGGGCGCCGAAGCCGTCAAGGAACTGCTCGACGATCTCGCCCTCGACGAGCTCGAGGCCGAGCTGAGCGAGCAGATGAAGGACTCGTCGCGCCACAAGCGCGCCAAGGCCCGCAAGCGGCTGGAAGTGGTGCGCAGCTTCAAGGCGAGCGGCAACGCGCCCTCGTGGATGATCCTGAACACCGTGCCGGTGATGCCGCCCGACCTGCGCCCGATGGTGCAGGTGGACGGTGGCCGCTTCGCGACCTCGGACCTCAACGACCTGTACCGCCGCCTGATCAACCGCAACAACCGCCTCAAGAAGCTGATCGGTCAGGGCGCGCCCGACATGATCATCCGCAACGAGAAGCGCATGCTGCAAGAAGCGGTGGACGCGCTGATCGACAACGGCCGGCGCGGCAGCCCCGTGACCAACCCCGGCAGCGACCGCGCGCTGCGCTCGCTGACCGACCTGCTCGGCGGCAAGCAGGGCCGCTTCCGCCAGAACCTGCTGGGCAAGCGCGTGGACTACTCGGGCCGCTCGGTCATCGTGGTCGGCCCGCAGCTCCGCCTGCACCAGTGCGGGGTGCCCAAGCGCATGGCGCTCGAACTCTTCAAGCCCTTCCTGTTCAAGGTGCTCGAGGAGAAGGGCGAAGTCACCAACATCAAGCAGGCCCGCAAGATGCTGGAACGCTACCGCGACACCCGCGACAGCGTATGGGACGCCCTGGAAGAAGTCATCGAGGACAAGGTCGTGCTGCTCAACCGCGCGCCGACCCTGCACCGCCTCGGCATCCAGGCCTTCGAGCCGGTGCTGGTCGAAGGGCAGTCCATCCAGCTGCACCCGCTGGTCTGTGAAGCCTTCAACGCCGACTTCGACGGCGACCAGATGGCGATTCACGTCCCGCTGAGCGCGCAGGCGCAGGCCGAAGCCCGCATCCAGATGCTCGCCTCGCACAACCTGCTCTCGCCCGCCAACGGCGAACCGAACGTCAAGCCCAGCCGCGACATCATCCTGGGCATCTTCACGCTGACCCAGCTCCGGCGCGACACCCTGGGTGCCGGCAGCGAGTTCGCCAGCGAGAACGACGTGCTCGCCGCCTACGGTGAGGGCAAGCTCAGCCTGAACAGCCCCGTCATGGTGAACGGCGCCGAGACCAGCCCCGGCCGCCTGAAGTACGTCTTCTCCTCGCCCGACGAAGCCGTCATGGCCGTCGAGCGCGGCGAGATCGACAACCAGGACCACGTCCGCATCCGCCTGAACGGCGCGGTGCACGAGACGAGCGCCGGGCGCGTGAGCTTCCGCCGCATCGTGCAGGAAGCCCTGGGCAACCAGGCGCACCTCGTGGACGACCTGTTCGACCTGAACACGACCTACGAGAAGGACAGCCTCAAGGACATGGTCATGGCCTGCTTCAAGCAGCTCGGGATCGAGGCGACCGCCGGCCTGCTCGACGGCCTGAAGGACAGCGGCTTCAAGCTCTCGACGACCTCGGGCATCACCATCGGCATCGACGACATCGTCCTGCCGCCCAACAAGCCCGAGCTGCTGGCCGAAGCCGACCTGAAGCTCAAGGAAATCGAGCAGAACTACGAGTTCGGCTTCATGACCGAAGACGAGCGCTACAAGCAGGTCGTGCAGCTGTGGAACGACACCACCGACGAAGTGAAGAACGCGGTGTTCGAGAACTTCAGCCAGAACTACCCCTTCAACCCGCTGTGGATCATGAGCCAGTCGGGCGCGCGCGGTAACCCCCAGCAGATCCGTCAGCTGGCCGGGATGCGCGGCCTGATGGCCCGCCCCGACGGCTCGACCATCGAAGTGCCGATCAAGGCGAGCTTCCGCGAAGGCCTGACCGTGGCCGAGTACTTCATCTCGACCCACGGGGCGCGTAAGGGCGGCGCCGACACCGCGCTGCGCACCGCCGACTCGGGCTACCTGACCCGCAAGCTGGTGGACGTGGCCCACGAGGTCGTCGTGCGTGACGTGGACTGCGGAACCACCGACTCGACCGTCATGCCCCTGGGCGCGACCGACGAGCGCACCGGCGAATGGCGCAGCCGCAAGGGCAGCGAGATCGAAACCTCGATCTACGGCCGCACCCTGAGCGCCGACGTACAGCTCAGCAGTGGCCGCGTGATTCCCGAAGGCGAGATGCTCTCGCTCGAGGACGTCAAGGCCATCACCAAGGACGCCAAGGCGCTGGGCGAGGTGTATGTCCGTACCCCCCTGAACTGCAAGGTCAAGGCCGGCGTGTGCCAGAAGTGCTACGGCTACGATCTCTCGCAGGCCAAGCCCGTCTCGATGGGCGAAGCGGTGGGCGTGGTGGCGGCCGAAAGCATCGGTGAACCCGGCACGCAGCTCACCATGCGCACCTTCCACACCGGCGGGATCGCGGGCGGCGGCGACATCACGATGGGTCTGCCCCGCGTGATCGAGCTGTTCGAGGCGCGCAAGCCCAAGACCCAGGCCGTCGTGGCCGACCGTGACGGCGTGCTGCGCGTCGAGGAAGAAGAAGAGCGCTACCTCGTGCGGATTGACGCCGAAGACGAGCAGTACAGCTCCAAGACGGCGACCAAGATCGGCAAGGCGCTGCGCATGATCGTCAAGGACGGCGACCACGTTGAGGCCGGCCAGCCGCTGACGCGCGGCGCGATCAACCCGCACGACCTGCTGCTGTACAAGGACAGCGACGCCGCGCAGCGCTACCTGGTCGAAGAAGTGCAGCGCGTGTACCGCTCGCAGGGCGTGAAGGTGCACGACAAGCACATCGAGATCATCGTGCGCCAGATGCTGCGCTGGGTCGAAGTGACTGACGGCGGCGACACCACGCTGCTCGAAGGCCAGACCGTCGAGCGCTGGGAAGTGGACCAGGCCAACGACGCCCTCGCCGAAGGCCAGAACCCCGCGAGCTGGAAGCCGGTGCTGCTGGGCATCACCAAGAGCAGCCTGACCACCAAGTCGTGGCTCTCGGCGGCGAGCTTCCAGCACACGACCCACGTGCTCACCGAGGCCTCCATGCGCGGCCAGGTGGACGATCTGATCGGCCTCAAGGAGAACGTCATCCTCGGCAAGCTGATCCCGGCCGGCACGGGCCTGATCACGGTGCGCGACATGCAGGTCGCCGACGAGCGTACGCTGGAGAAGTACGGCGAGGGCAGCGTCAGCAACGACGCCGTCACCGGCACCCAGCGCTACGACGACAGCCGCCCCACCGCGCCGACCACCCTCGGCTACGACGACTGA